Proteins from a genomic interval of Gossypium hirsutum isolate 1008001.06 chromosome A09, Gossypium_hirsutum_v2.1, whole genome shotgun sequence:
- the LOC107890278 gene encoding ethylene-responsive transcription factor TINY, with amino-acid sequence MLCISMAESNHFSSSETESSITNNNSSSSSLRKPNNPSAMEVAATCMIIDQGKKKQRPRDSSTKHPIYKGVRKRSWGKWVSEIRQPRKKSRIWLGTFRTAEMAARAHDVASLTIKGDSATLNFPDLAELLPRPVSLLPRDIQAAAVKAASMVNLNRPSSSSSSSSSSLSESSEEPEELSEIVELPNIEGNFDSFFDSGNEFVLLDSVDVWVYDPSQDFNGGFYDQIWDVTENFKLNAGSFETFSSENNLL; translated from the coding sequence ATGCTCTGCATTTCAATGGCGGAATCAAACCATTTTTCATCATCAGAAACCGAGAGTTCCATCACCAACAAtaactcatcatcatcatcattgagGAAACCCAATAATCCTTCCGCCATGGAAGTTGCAGCAACATGTATGATCATCGACCAaggtaaaaaaaaacaaaggccGAGAGATTCAAGCACCAAACACCCAATTTATAAAGGAGTCCGAAAGAGGAGTTGGGGCAAATGGGTATCAGAAATCCGTCAACCCCGCAAGAAATCCCGCATTTGGCTCGGCACTTTCCGGACGGCAGAAATGGCGGCGCGTGCTCACGACGTAGCCTCTTTGACCATCAAAGGTGATTCCGCTACGCTCAACTTCCCCGACCTCGCCGAGTTGCTTCCTCGACCGGTTTCGTTATTGCCCCGTGATATTCAAGCTGCTGCAGTTAAAGCTGCTTCAATGGTGAATCTCAACcgtccatcatcatcatcatcttcttcttcttcttctttgtcgGAGTCCAGTGAAGAACCAGAGGAACTGAGTGAAATCGTCGAGTTACCCAACATAGAAGGGAATTTCGACTCGTTTTTTGACTCGGGGAACGAGTTTGTACTCCTTGACTCGGTTGATGTGTGGGTGTATGATCCTTCACAAGATTTCAATGGCGGATTTTATGATCAGATATGGGATGTTACTGAGAATTTTAAACTCAACGCGGGCAGCTTTGAAACTTTTTCATCTGAGAATAATTTGCTATAA